The Clostridiales bacterium genome segment AGAACCAAGTGATATTGCAAAGAGTAAAATTGCACAGTACATAGAAGAAAAAGGATATGGAAAGAGAAAGGTAAATTATAGATTAAGAGATTGGTTGATATCTAGGCAAAGATATTGGGGGGCACCTATACCAGTGGTCTATTGTGAAGACTGCGGAATAGTTCCAGTAGATGAAAAAGATTTACCAGTGCGTTTACCCGAAGATGTAAAATTTACAGGAGAGGGAAAATCTCCATTAGCGTCAAGTGAAAGCTTTAAGAATACCACATGTCCTAAGTGCGGAAAGCATGCTATAAGGGAAGTGGATACAATGGATACGTTTGTATGTTCATCATGGTATTATCTAAGGTATACAGATCCTCATAATGATAAAGAGCCGTTTAGTAAAGAGTTAGCGAATTACTGGGCACCGATAGATCAGTACATAGGTGGAGTTGAGCATGCGATACTACACTTACTATACTCTAGGTTTATAATGAAAGTGTTAAATGATTTAGGCTATGTCAATTATAGCGAACCATTCAAAAAACTTTTGACGCAAGGGATGGTTTTAAAAGATGGAAGCAAGATGTCAAAATCACTAGGAAATGTTGTTAGTCCTGACGAGATAATAGAAAAGTACGGAGCTGACACAGCGAGGTTATTTATATTGTTCACAGCGCCACCTGAGAAAGAACTTGAGTGGAGTGATGCGGGAGTAGAAGGTGCGTTTAGGTTTATTAATAGAGTGTTTAGGTTAGTAGAAGAACTTGTGTATGTATTCAAATCTTCAGATGAAGATATTTGCCTTAAGGATGCATATGACAAAGATCTAAATCATGTATTGAACGTGACAATAAAGAGAGTTACGGAGGATATAGGAGAAAGGTTTAACTTAAATACAGCAATAAGTGCAATAATGGAATTGGTAAATTTCTTGTATCAGTATAAAGAAAAGGCAGAAAAAAGAAACGAGGCCTTGTTAAAGGATGCAGTAGAAAAGCTAATTATGTTATTGGCACCATATATACCGCACGCGGCAGAGGAGATGTGGCATAGTATAGGCAAAAATGATAGCGTGCATGAAAAATCATGGCCAAGTTTCGATGAGTCCGCATTGGTAAAGGATGAAGTGGAGATTGTGGTACAAATAAATGGTAAGATAAAAGAGAAGATCTTAGTACCCTTGGATATAACGAAAGATGAGCTAGAGAAAGTTGCAGTAAGTAAAGATAGTGTACAAAAATTAATAGGAGCAAAAACTGTTGTTAAAGTTATAGTAGTTCCTAAAAAATTAGTGAATATAGTAGTAAAGTAGAGTAGTTATAAAGGTAATTGTAGTGGTGAATCAGAAAGAGAGGTAGACGTAGAATGGGAATTAATATGGATTTAATAAAATCTGATTTAAGTAAAATTAGCCTATTAGGGGAAGAAGAGAAGGAACAACTTTTGTTGGAGTCCGTAAGAAAGAAGAAAAATAAAGATTTAGTAGAGAAATTACTTGAGTTTGGAACCAGAGTGAATGTGATGAATGAGAATAAAGATACACCATTAGTATTAGCGTGTGATAGCGATAATACCGAAGTTATAAAGCTACTGGTGGAAAACGGAGCCAATGTAAATTATGAGTTGTCTGGTATGGGCACACCACTTTATTTAGCATGTCAAAATAACAATGAAGCTATAATACGATATTTAGTAAATAGAGGTGCGAATGTAAATAGTACAGCTAATTATAATAGAGAAACACCAATGATGCAATCGTGCAGGACTCTCAATAGGAATATAGTAAAGTTACTAGTAGAGGAAGGTGCTGATATTAACATAGCAAATATACATGGTGTTACACCCATAAGCTTAACGTGTAAATTAGTGGGTCAAGCGTATAGGGGAGGTCAAGATTACAAGGAAGCATTTAGTTTAGCAAAATTATTGGTTAGGAAGGGTGCTAGGCTAAATGTTGTAGAGGAGGATAATAGAACAACACCACTTTTGATTGCGAGTGAATATCAAAATGCGAAATTGGTGGCACTGTTAATTGAAAATGGAGCGATAGTTAAGCCGACGTATCCTAGAGTAGTACAGGACTTTATAAAGCAGACTGTGGACAGAATGTATCCATCGCTAAAGGAAAGGCAAGAAATAAAGAAGTCAATTAGGTCAAGGGATATAATATCATTGGGTGCCTGTTTATATGATTATTTAAATATGAGTGAATTTAAAGAAGATGATGATTCATGGGAAGGATATAAAAAACTGCATAAAACAAAAAAATATGTTTGTGAGATAAAAGATGGAGAAGAGTTTAGGGAGGTTATACGCGAGATTAGAAATCTTAGGGTACTTCTTGGTAGATCAGAGAATGATATATATTTAAAAAGTAGAGTGGTTGAGATATCCAGTAAGCTTGAGGTAGATATGGAGATATTTAACCTTATAAATAAGATGCATACTAAGCTTGATAGGCTAGAGGAAGATAAAGCTTGGAATAAGAGATTAAAAAAAATAGGGCAAAACATAGAGCGTGGGTATGGAAAAAGTAAGGTATAAGCTAAGTTTTAAAGTGTGAGATGTTGCTATTAGAGAGTAGATGGAGGAAAGGATATAAATTTAAATATGGAGTTTGTGCTAAGCAAGTAGACTTAAAGATTCGATGTACGATATTTAAGTAGTAAGTATAGACTTTTGTATAAAAGAATAAAACCTCTGACTTAGTATAAGTTGGAGGTTTTAAGTATAAGTAAGATAAAAATAGAAATGTGCAATTAAAAAAAGTTATGGAGATTAGGAAATAAGTATAAAAGGAGGATAACAAAATTAAAGTATTAGACAATAGAAAAATATTAGGTTTTTTAAAAAGAGTGGTGGCACAATAAGAAAGGGCTGAGTCGAGATTATGAAGAAAACTAATAAAGAGGTAAGGATTACAACAAGTAGAATTGCGCATAGAGAAAATGCGTTGATTGAAGCATGTAGAAATAAAAATGTGGCAAGGGTAGAGGAGATAATTAAAAAAGAAGGTGTAAGGATAAATCTTAGGGTACGGACAAAAAATGGAGAGTTGCCAATACATATTGCATGCATGAACGGGTGTATAGAGATAGTGAAAAAGCTTTTGGAAAGAGCTCGTGAATTAGAGGATTTTGATTATGTTAATGAGCGAGCAACTAGGGGAGGTACGGCACTTCACATAGCCTGTACAGTTGGGAATAGAAGATTAGTAACATTGTTGTTGTTTTATGGTGCTAGTATAAATAGAACGGATAATAAATACGATAGCACATCATTGTGGACAGCGTGTATCAGCGGAGCAACGGATATAGTAACGTTGCTTTTAAGACAGAAAAAAGTTTGTGTTGATGTAAATAAAGCAGCTTATAATGGGGATACTGCGCTACATAGAGCGTGTATTGATGGTACGGCTGAGATGGTTAAAGAGTTACTTTTGCATCCCGATATAAAAGTGAATATAGCTAATAGTGAAAAATTTACAGCACTACACTTAGCGTGTATTAAGGGAGACTTAAAGAAGGTTGAATATCTTTTAAAACATCCTGATATAGATATAAACGCAAATGGCAAAAAAGATGAAACTCCTTTACAGATAGCATGTGGAAAAGGGATAGTCGATATGGTAAGACTTATATTGTCGCATAAAGGAGTTAATATAAATTCTGGTGGTAAAGAAGGGATTACTGCATTGCATATAACGAGTAATTCAGGTCGAATAGATATAATAGATGAGATATTAGCATATAAAGGTGTGGATGTAAATATAGCTAATCATAGCGGTGTTACTCCGTTATATATAGCGTGCGGTGGTGGTAATAAAAAAGTAGTGGAAAGGTTGTTAAAATGTGAGGATATAGATGTAAATAAGTCAGATAAGTGTGGTACTACTCCTTTGCACATGGCGTGTAGTAGTAACAGTGTAGGTGTAGTTACAGAGCTTTTTAAACGTTCAGACTTAAAATTAAATATAATGGATCAAGAGGGTTATACTCCATTGCATGTAGCATGTGGTAATGGAAAAGCAGAGATCGTAAAACTTTTCTTGTCATATGAGCATGATAAGATTAATGTAAATTTTGCACAAAGAAATGGAATTACAGCGTTACATATGGCTTGTTTAGGTTTTGATGAAGTGGTAGATATCTTGCTAAATTGTCCTGATATAAATGTAAATGCAGTAATGGAAAACGGTATTACACCAATTTTGGGAGCATGTAAAATTGGGAGCAAAAGTATAGTTGAAAAATTGTTGGCAAGAGATGATATAGACATAACAATAACACCTTTTAAAAACAGTAGTTTAATAAGAGAAGTAAGGGGAAGATATAGAACAGAGATATTGGATATGCTTCAAGAGCGTGCGTTGAAGGATTTAAGTAAAGTATGTTCAAGTGGTGATATAGATAAAACAAGAAAGCTACTAGAATTAGTAAGAAATATTGAACCTATGCAAATTAAAGAGTTAATAAATGTATCAACTCCAGAGGTTTTAAGATATTTGATAAAGAGATTTGGTACTACAAAGGTAATTGAAGCAACAGATGCAAGTAATTTGGTAATGGATTATGTAATAAAAGAGAGCAATGTGCTATTTAAAGTATCAGGAAAAAATAAAGATATTTTAGAGAAGAGAATAGCGCATGAGCTTAAATTGGCATGTAAGTTAGCTGACGAGAATAACGTAGGAAGATTGCTTAGTACTGGTATAGATATATCAAAAGATGAGTCATATATTAAGATAGCGTTGAGTATAGGAAACCCTAATATAATACACATGTTAAGAAATAGAGGAGCGCTTGAAATAAGAAATGAAGAGTATGTAGAGAAAAAGGTTTCGGAAGAAATAGAGAGCGAGCTTTTATATGTGATTAAGAATGGGGAGGCCAAATATGTAAGAAAACTACTTAATAATGGCGCTAATGCAAATGAAATAGGAGAGGAAGGCAAGAGTGCACTAATGTATGCTGCAGCTCGTGGAGATAAGGGAATTGTGGTGGCATTATTAGAAAAAGGTGCGGATGTTAATGCAAGAGATAACAAACAAAAAAGTGCATTGATATACGCGATAGAAGAGGACAATGCTTTAGTTGCCAAAAAGCTAATAGAGAATGGGGCAGATGTTAATATTTGTGATGAAAACAACAGGAGTGTTTTAATGTACGCATTAAGAAGAGGTGAAAGTATGTCATTTATTATAAATTATAAGTTGGGGATAACTCCTGTGGATAAGTGTGATAAGTTGGGGATAGCTTCTACAGATGAAGAAGGCAAATTGAAAATAAGTTCTGTGAATGAAGTGGATATGTTGGGGATAAGTCTGTTGATGCATGCATGCCAAGGTGAATATGAGCCTGCAATAAAGAGATTAGTTGAAAAAGGGGCCAATGTAAACAATATTAGTAATAAGGGCTATACAGCAGTAGGAATAGTATTTAACAAAGGTAATATGAAGCTTACAAAATATTTCATAAAACGGGGTGCAACATGTCCAGGAAATGTGGACAAAAAGAATGAGTTTTATAAATTGCTTGATTGGACTTTGAATAAGACGTCTATATCTAAACCAGTGAAATTAAAGTCTAAAAATGTACTAGAGAAGAAGCCTTTAAAGGAGAAGATGTAGTTTTAAGAAAGAAAAGAAGTTTCCTTTTTGCTGAAAGCTAGTTAGAAAGAGCAGTTGGGGATAAAGTGGATATACTGTGGATATATCTGTTGATTAATAGTAGCGAAAACTCATGACTTGAGTTGGCTCTAAAAGAACACATGTTATTTATAAAAAATTATTTAGTGATATTAATTCACGGATGAAAGGTTTGAGAGGTAGTGATTATGTTGAGAAAAAACGAAAAATTTACCGTTTTGGGTAAGGCATTGTTTGATGCTTATATGAACAGAGATAGATTTAGGGTAGAGAGTCTGATAGAAAAAGTGCAAAATAAAAAGGATTTGAGGGCAAGAGAAGAACATGGAAATACAATATTGCATATTGCGTGTAGTGTTAATGATGAAAAGATTGTGCGCTTATTATTAGAGAAAAGTTTTTTGCTAAATGATTATGACTATGTAGATGAGGAGTCATACGAAGGGATTACCCCTTTACATGTTGTATGCAAAAATGATAGTGAAAAATTATTTAAGGTGTTGTTAGAATATGGTGTGGATGTAAATAAAGATGAAGGAACGGGAATTACACCATTGTACTTGGCTTGTGATAGCGGAAGTACAAATGTAGTTAAATTGTTGTTAGAGCAGCAAGTCAATGTAAACAAAGCTGATAGAGATGGTTTTACGCCGCTTAGTATAGCATGTCAACAAGGATATGCTGACATAGTAGAATGCTTATTGTCGAGATCGGATATAGATATAAATCTACTAACCAACAAAGGGAACAGTGCGTTTAGTTTGGCGTGCGGAAAAGGGAAAATGAATGTTATTGATATTATGATGAAAGATAGTAGATTGGATGTAAATGCGTGCTGTGAAAACGCGCGTACTGCATTGTATATGGCGTGTAAAGAGGGAAGAACTGAAGTAGTGAAAAAATTATTGGATTGTCCAGAAATAAAAGTCAATATAGTTGATGAAAAAATAATTACTCCCCTTAGTGTGGCATGTAGATATGGTCATGAGGATATAGTTAGGATGTTGTTATCGAACAAAAGGGAAAAGATAGATGTAAATTTATTTGATAGCAAAGGATTAACGGCATTACACGCAGCATGCTATAATTACAATGCGGGCGTAATAGATGCGTTATTATCGAGGCCAGATATAGATATAAACAAACCTGGATCCACAGGTACAGCAGCTTTACATATAGCGTGTTTTAACGAGAATATAGAGTTAGTAAAAAAATTGTTGAAGAATAAAGATTTAGATGTGAATATGTGTGATAAACACAATACATCGCCATTATTTATAGCGTGTTATCAAGGAAATTATGAATCAGTGGAGATATTGCTAAAATATGAATATTGTAATGTAGATGTAAATATAGAAGATGAAGAAGGGAATACACCTCTTTATATAGCATGTTATAAGGGATATAGAAAGGTTGTAGAAACTTTATTAAAATATTCGAAGGGTATAGTTGATATAAACAAGACAAAAGATGGCGTTAATGCAGTGAATATTGCGTGTGAAGTTGGAAGTACGGAAATATTGAAAATGTTGCTAAAATACGATAAAAAGAAAGCAGAAGTAACTAGAGCTGACAAAAAAGGGAACACACCATTACATATAGCATGTTATGATGGGAAAATACAAATAGCGAAGATGTTATTGGAATACTGTAACGGGGATAAAAATATCATAAACCGAGTTAACAAAAGAGGATTGACTCCGTTAATAATAGCATGTCAGAGAGGATATAAAAATATTGTAAGGGAGATTTTATCGTATCCGGATGTGAATGTAAATGTGGTAGATAAAATGGGAACTACACCATTATATATAGAGTGCCAAGACGGAAACAAAGATATTGTTCAAAAGTTACTATCGCTAAAAAATTTGGATATAACAATAATGCCGAAGAACAGGGGTATTATAACTAGTGTAGTAGAGGGAGAAGATAAAGAGGAAATAATAAGTATGTTGCAAAACCGGGCAAATAGAGATTTACCAGGTGCGTGCGAAAGTGATGAAGTAGAGAAGGTAAACCGATTATTAAATATAGTTGGAGATCTAGAACCAGAGCGTTTAGGCAAGTTATATAATATATCAACAAAACGGTTAGCAGAAGTAATGACAAAAAGATTTAGCACACAGATATTAACGCAGGTATTACAATATATTAAAGATGTTGATGCACGTGATAGTATAATAAATAAGATATTTGACAAGAAAGATATATTAAATAAAGTTGGTGAAGTGAATAGAGAGGTCCTAAAATATAAAATATCTAAAGAACTAGAGGAAGCATGTAGAGCGCGTAATGATTGCGATGTACAAAAATTATTGAATACGGGTATAGATGTGAGAGAAAGTGAAGCTTATATGAATGCGGCAGTTCTTGCGGGAAGTAACACTATAATTAATATATTGAAGAAAAAAGGAGCAAGAGCTGCGACAGTAGCAATAGAAAAAACTAGTGTACCCGTGGTGCATGAGAATGTTGTGTCTAAAAGGGTTAAGCAAAATAAAAATGCATTATTAGAGGCAATCGAGGAAGGGAACTTAACAATTGTGAAAAAATTATTAAAGAGTGTTTCTGCTAATGAAACGGATGGAAATGGAAAAAGTTTATTAATGTATGCAATAGAGAGGGGTCAAGTAGATACCGTGAAATTTTTGATTTCTAAAGGTGCAAATAAAAAAGCAGAAGACAACTCAAACAAGAGTGTGTTAATGTATGCTTTAGCAAAAGGAGAAATAATGTCTTTTGTAATAGAAGAGATAATAGATGAAGCCAATTTACGATTAGTAGATAAAGATGCTAAAAATTTATTAATGTATGCTTGTCAAGGTGGATATATGCCGGCGGTAAAAAAATTAGTAGATAAGTTATTGAAGCTAGATATAGGTTTAGATAATACTGATGCAAAGGGATGGACAGCAGCAGGAATAGCATTCAGCAGGGGTGATACAAGAATGACAGAGTATCTTATGAGAAAAGGAGCGGTAGAAGCAGGAAGGATACCAAATAAAAATGGATTCTATGAAT includes the following:
- a CDS encoding leucine--tRNA ligase translates to MVYDFKKIERKWQEEWSKNNSFKIDQERAKKKYYVLEMFPYPSGNLHMGHVRNYSIGDVVARFKKMNGYNVLHPMGWDSFGLPAENAAIKHGVLPKDWTWSNIDNMRDQLRKLGISYDWGREVATCHESYYKWTQWLFLQLYKNGLAYKKKSHVNWCPSCSTVLANEQVVNGKCERCKSDVGKKELSQWFFKITDYAKRLLDDIDTLEGWPDRVKLMQKNWIGQSFGVEVDFKIEGQDDALRIYTTRPDTIYGVTYLVIAPEHEKVESLIKGSDTESECREFINKMQYLNEIERTSTQTPKEGVFTGRYVINPLNNDRVPVYLANYVLADYGTGVVMAVPAHDQRDFMFSKKYNLPIKVVINKKDEKLIAEAMTESFEEIGVLTNSGPFDGEPSDIAKSKIAQYIEEKGYGKRKVNYRLRDWLISRQRYWGAPIPVVYCEDCGIVPVDEKDLPVRLPEDVKFTGEGKSPLASSESFKNTTCPKCGKHAIREVDTMDTFVCSSWYYLRYTDPHNDKEPFSKELANYWAPIDQYIGGVEHAILHLLYSRFIMKVLNDLGYVNYSEPFKKLLTQGMVLKDGSKMSKSLGNVVSPDEIIEKYGADTARLFILFTAPPEKELEWSDAGVEGAFRFINRVFRLVEELVYVFKSSDEDICLKDAYDKDLNHVLNVTIKRVTEDIGERFNLNTAISAIMELVNFLYQYKEKAEKRNEALLKDAVEKLIMLLAPYIPHAAEEMWHSIGKNDSVHEKSWPSFDESALVKDEVEIVVQINGKIKEKILVPLDITKDELEKVAVSKDSVQKLIGAKTVVKVIVVPKKLVNIVVK
- a CDS encoding ankyrin repeat domain-containing protein, with product MGINMDLIKSDLSKISLLGEEEKEQLLLESVRKKKNKDLVEKLLEFGTRVNVMNENKDTPLVLACDSDNTEVIKLLVENGANVNYELSGMGTPLYLACQNNNEAIIRYLVNRGANVNSTANYNRETPMMQSCRTLNRNIVKLLVEEGADINIANIHGVTPISLTCKLVGQAYRGGQDYKEAFSLAKLLVRKGARLNVVEEDNRTTPLLIASEYQNAKLVALLIENGAIVKPTYPRVVQDFIKQTVDRMYPSLKERQEIKKSIRSRDIISLGACLYDYLNMSEFKEDDDSWEGYKKLHKTKKYVCEIKDGEEFREVIREIRNLRVLLGRSENDIYLKSRVVEISSKLEVDMEIFNLINKMHTKLDRLEEDKAWNKRLKKIGQNIERGYGKSKV
- a CDS encoding ankyrin repeat domain-containing protein, with protein sequence MKKTNKEVRITTSRIAHRENALIEACRNKNVARVEEIIKKEGVRINLRVRTKNGELPIHIACMNGCIEIVKKLLERARELEDFDYVNERATRGGTALHIACTVGNRRLVTLLLFYGASINRTDNKYDSTSLWTACISGATDIVTLLLRQKKVCVDVNKAAYNGDTALHRACIDGTAEMVKELLLHPDIKVNIANSEKFTALHLACIKGDLKKVEYLLKHPDIDINANGKKDETPLQIACGKGIVDMVRLILSHKGVNINSGGKEGITALHITSNSGRIDIIDEILAYKGVDVNIANHSGVTPLYIACGGGNKKVVERLLKCEDIDVNKSDKCGTTPLHMACSSNSVGVVTELFKRSDLKLNIMDQEGYTPLHVACGNGKAEIVKLFLSYEHDKINVNFAQRNGITALHMACLGFDEVVDILLNCPDINVNAVMENGITPILGACKIGSKSIVEKLLARDDIDITITPFKNSSLIREVRGRYRTEILDMLQERALKDLSKVCSSGDIDKTRKLLELVRNIEPMQIKELINVSTPEVLRYLIKRFGTTKVIEATDASNLVMDYVIKESNVLFKVSGKNKDILEKRIAHELKLACKLADENNVGRLLSTGIDISKDESYIKIALSIGNPNIIHMLRNRGALEIRNEEYVEKKVSEEIESELLYVIKNGEAKYVRKLLNNGANANEIGEEGKSALMYAAARGDKGIVVALLEKGADVNARDNKQKSALIYAIEEDNALVAKKLIENGADVNICDENNRSVLMYALRRGESMSFIINYKLGITPVDKCDKLGIASTDEEGKLKISSVNEVDMLGISLLMHACQGEYEPAIKRLVEKGANVNNISNKGYTAVGIVFNKGNMKLTKYFIKRGATCPGNVDKKNEFYKLLDWTLNKTSISKPVKLKSKNVLEKKPLKEKM
- a CDS encoding ankyrin repeat domain-containing protein; this encodes MLRKNEKFTVLGKALFDAYMNRDRFRVESLIEKVQNKKDLRAREEHGNTILHIACSVNDEKIVRLLLEKSFLLNDYDYVDEESYEGITPLHVVCKNDSEKLFKVLLEYGVDVNKDEGTGITPLYLACDSGSTNVVKLLLEQQVNVNKADRDGFTPLSIACQQGYADIVECLLSRSDIDINLLTNKGNSAFSLACGKGKMNVIDIMMKDSRLDVNACCENARTALYMACKEGRTEVVKKLLDCPEIKVNIVDEKIITPLSVACRYGHEDIVRMLLSNKREKIDVNLFDSKGLTALHAACYNYNAGVIDALLSRPDIDINKPGSTGTAALHIACFNENIELVKKLLKNKDLDVNMCDKHNTSPLFIACYQGNYESVEILLKYEYCNVDVNIEDEEGNTPLYIACYKGYRKVVETLLKYSKGIVDINKTKDGVNAVNIACEVGSTEILKMLLKYDKKKAEVTRADKKGNTPLHIACYDGKIQIAKMLLEYCNGDKNIINRVNKRGLTPLIIACQRGYKNIVREILSYPDVNVNVVDKMGTTPLYIECQDGNKDIVQKLLSLKNLDITIMPKNRGIITSVVEGEDKEEIISMLQNRANRDLPGACESDEVEKVNRLLNIVGDLEPERLGKLYNISTKRLAEVMTKRFSTQILTQVLQYIKDVDARDSIINKIFDKKDILNKVGEVNREVLKYKISKELEEACRARNDCDVQKLLNTGIDVRESEAYMNAAVLAGSNTIINILKKKGARAATVAIEKTSVPVVHENVVSKRVKQNKNALLEAIEEGNLTIVKKLLKSVSANETDGNGKSLLMYAIERGQVDTVKFLISKGANKKAEDNSNKSVLMYALAKGEIMSFVIEEIIDEANLRLVDKDAKNLLMYACQGGYMPAVKKLVDKLLKLDIGLDNTDAKGWTAAGIAFSRGDTRMTEYLMRKGAVEAGRIPNKNGFYELKGKIDQGILIPKVEKRRKGKYKL